One segment of Niveibacterium microcysteis DNA contains the following:
- a CDS encoding RNA pyrophosphohydrolase yields the protein MLDRDGYRPNVGIILVNARNEVFWGKRIREHSWQFPQGGIKHGESPEQAMFRELFEEVGLRPEHVKILGRTRSWLRYDVPRHWVKREWRNTYRGQKQIWFLLRLLGRDSDVSLRATEKPEFDAWRWAGYWVPLEAVIEFKRQVYRLALNELSGVLFRGVHAPERPPAYALSEAHPSNHD from the coding sequence ATGCTCGACCGGGACGGTTATCGCCCCAACGTCGGCATCATCCTGGTCAACGCGCGAAACGAGGTCTTCTGGGGTAAACGTATCCGTGAGCATTCTTGGCAGTTCCCGCAAGGCGGTATCAAGCATGGGGAATCGCCCGAGCAGGCTATGTTCCGCGAGCTCTTCGAAGAGGTGGGCTTGCGGCCGGAGCACGTGAAGATTCTTGGTCGCACGCGCAGTTGGCTGCGGTACGACGTCCCACGCCACTGGGTGAAAAGAGAGTGGCGTAATACCTATCGTGGACAGAAGCAGATCTGGTTCCTGTTGCGGCTGCTTGGCCGCGATTCGGATGTCTCTCTGCGGGCAACCGAGAAGCCGGAGTTCGACGCGTGGCGTTGGGCGGGCTATTGGGTGCCGCTGGAAGCGGTGATCGAGTTCAAGCGGCAGGTCTATCGACTGGCGCTGAATGAACTCTCCGGTGTGTTGTTCCGTGGCGTACATGCGCCCGAACGGCCGCCGGCCTACGCATTGAGTGAGGCGCATCCGAGCAATCATGATTGA
- a CDS encoding proline--tRNA ligase, which produces MRARQFFITTLKEAPADAEIVSHKLMMRAGLIRKLSAGIYNYMPMGLRVIRKVENIIREEMNRAGAVELVMPLVQPAELWQETGRWDKMGPEMLRLKDRHERDFAMQPTSEEVVTDIARQELKSYRALPKNLYQIQTKFRDERRPRFGIMRGREFLMKDAYSFDRDVEAAGKSYENMYAAYRKIFDRLGLTYRAVAADTGAIGGDRSHEFQVIAETGEDAIVYCPQSDYAANIELAEALPLLAERAAPTQALNKVPTPGKSTCADVAALLGTSLANTVKSLVLATDEVDETGAIVKSTVWLLLVRGDHDLNEVKAGKVEGLKDGFRFATEAEIVEHFGCKPGYLGPVGLKKPVKIVADRTVALMSDFITGANEVDFHIAGVNWSRDLPEPDVVADIRNVVEGDASPDGKGTLAIQRGIEVGHVFYLGTKYSKAMNATFLDEDGKPKHFEMGCYGIGVTRILGAAIEQNHDARGIIWPDSIAPFTVAICPIGYDRAEDVKVAADALYAELTAAGIDVILDDRGERPGAMFADWELIGVPHRVVLSDRGLKEGQAEYQGRRDAEATKVAVTELAAFVKARVGS; this is translated from the coding sequence ATGCGCGCACGCCAGTTCTTCATCACGACCCTCAAGGAAGCCCCCGCCGACGCAGAAATCGTCAGCCACAAACTGATGATGCGGGCGGGCCTGATCCGCAAGCTCTCTGCCGGGATCTACAACTACATGCCGATGGGCCTGCGGGTGATCCGCAAGGTCGAGAACATCATTCGCGAGGAAATGAACCGCGCCGGCGCGGTCGAACTGGTGATGCCGCTGGTGCAGCCGGCCGAGCTTTGGCAGGAGACGGGCCGCTGGGACAAGATGGGCCCGGAGATGCTGCGCCTGAAGGACCGCCATGAACGCGACTTCGCGATGCAGCCGACCTCCGAAGAGGTGGTGACCGACATCGCCCGCCAGGAGCTGAAGAGCTATCGCGCGCTGCCGAAGAACCTGTACCAGATCCAGACCAAGTTCCGCGATGAACGCCGGCCGCGTTTCGGCATCATGCGGGGCCGCGAATTCTTGATGAAGGATGCCTACTCCTTCGACCGTGACGTGGAAGCCGCAGGCAAGAGCTACGAGAACATGTATGCGGCCTATCGCAAGATTTTCGACCGCCTGGGCCTGACTTACCGCGCAGTGGCGGCCGACACCGGCGCGATCGGCGGCGATCGTTCGCATGAGTTCCAGGTGATCGCCGAAACCGGCGAAGATGCGATCGTCTACTGCCCGCAGTCTGATTACGCCGCCAACATCGAACTCGCCGAAGCCCTGCCGCTGCTGGCCGAGCGCGCTGCGCCCACGCAGGCCCTGAACAAGGTGCCGACGCCGGGCAAGAGCACCTGCGCCGATGTAGCCGCCCTGCTGGGCACCTCGCTCGCCAACACCGTGAAGTCCCTTGTGCTGGCGACCGATGAGGTCGACGAGACCGGCGCAATCGTGAAGAGCACCGTCTGGCTGCTGCTTGTCCGCGGCGACCACGATCTGAACGAAGTGAAGGCCGGGAAGGTCGAGGGATTGAAGGACGGCTTCCGCTTCGCAACCGAAGCCGAAATCGTCGAGCACTTCGGCTGCAAACCGGGATACCTCGGTCCGGTCGGACTCAAGAAGCCGGTCAAGATCGTCGCCGACCGCACGGTGGCCTTGATGAGCGACTTCATCACCGGCGCGAACGAAGTCGACTTCCACATCGCTGGCGTGAACTGGAGTCGCGACCTGCCGGAACCGGACGTCGTTGCCGACATCCGCAACGTGGTGGAAGGCGACGCCTCGCCGGACGGCAAGGGCACGCTCGCGATCCAGCGCGGCATCGAAGTGGGCCACGTGTTCTACCTCGGCACCAAGTACTCCAAGGCGATGAACGCCACTTTCCTTGACGAGGACGGCAAGCCGAAGCACTTTGAGATGGGCTGCTACGGCATCGGTGTGACGCGCATCCTCGGTGCTGCGATCGAACAGAACCACGACGCCCGCGGCATCATCTGGCCGGATTCGATCGCACCCTTCACCGTCGCGATCTGCCCGATTGGCTACGACCGAGCGGAAGACGTGAAGGTCGCGGCCGATGCGCTATACGCGGAACTCACGGCTGCCGGCATCGACGTGATCCTGGATGACCGTGGCGAGCGCCCGGGCGCGATGTTTGCAGACTGGGAGCTGATCGGCGTGCCGCACCGTGTGGTGCTCTCCGACCGTGGGCTCAAGGAAGGCCAGGCCGAATACCAGGGCCGTCGTGACGCCGAAGCGACGAAAGTCGCAGTCACCGAGCTGGCGGCCTTCGTGAAAGCGCGCGTCGGGTCGTAA
- the coq7 gene encoding 2-polyprenyl-3-methyl-6-methoxy-1,4-benzoquinone monooxygenase: protein MIDGLIIEFDRALRTIFAPARSVRPTPGADQPEADLSESERAHVAGLMRVNHVGEICAQALYQGQALTSSDPSVTEALRRAADEETEHLAWTEQRIGEMGGRKSLLNPLWYAGALSIGVVAGKFGDRWNLGFLAETERQVEAHLSGHMDRVPHQDGRSLAILDQMRKDEAGHADTAVALGAAELPAPARLAMKLASKVMTTVAYRV from the coding sequence ATGATTGACGGCCTGATCATCGAATTCGATCGCGCGCTGCGCACGATCTTCGCGCCCGCACGCAGCGTGCGGCCGACCCCGGGTGCTGATCAGCCCGAGGCGGACTTGTCCGAGTCGGAGCGGGCGCATGTTGCCGGGCTCATGCGCGTCAATCACGTCGGTGAAATCTGTGCGCAGGCGCTGTATCAAGGGCAGGCGCTAACGTCCAGCGACCCGTCGGTCACCGAGGCGCTTCGCCGCGCCGCCGACGAGGAAACGGAGCACCTGGCCTGGACGGAGCAACGTATCGGCGAGATGGGGGGGCGCAAGAGCTTGCTCAACCCGCTCTGGTACGCCGGTGCGCTGTCGATTGGCGTGGTGGCCGGCAAGTTCGGCGATCGCTGGAATCTCGGCTTTCTTGCGGAGACCGAGCGGCAGGTCGAGGCCCATCTGTCCGGTCATATGGATCGCGTGCCGCACCAGGATGGCCGATCGCTCGCGATCCTTGATCAGATGCGCAAGGATGAGGCCGGCCATGCAGATACCGCTGTCGCGCTGGGCGCTGCGGAATTGCCCGCACCGGCTCGACTCGCGATGAAACTCGCTTCAAAGGTGATGACCACGGTGGCCTACCGGGTCTGA
- a CDS encoding OsmC family protein: MECSVKWVDDATFLASTGSGHFVTMEGAADAGGKNRAPRPMELLLAGAGGCSAFDVVTILKRGRHAVTGCEAQLKAERAETDPKVFTRIHYHFIVRGKALKREAVERAVSLSAEKYCSASIMLGKTAEVTHDFEVVED; encoded by the coding sequence ATGGAATGCAGCGTGAAGTGGGTTGATGACGCGACGTTTCTTGCCAGCACCGGAAGCGGCCATTTTGTGACCATGGAAGGCGCCGCCGATGCAGGAGGGAAGAACCGCGCTCCTCGCCCGATGGAATTGTTGCTCGCGGGCGCGGGTGGCTGTTCCGCCTTTGACGTCGTGACGATCCTCAAGCGGGGCCGGCACGCTGTCACCGGCTGCGAGGCCCAGTTGAAGGCCGAACGCGCCGAGACCGACCCGAAAGTATTCACGCGCATTCATTACCACTTCATCGTGCGCGGCAAGGCGCTCAAGCGGGAAGCGGTCGAGCGCGCCGTCAGCCTGTCAGCCGAGAAGTACTGCTCGGCCTCCATCATGCTGGGCAAGACGGCTGAAGTTACGCACGACTTCGAGGTCGTTGAAGACTGA